The proteins below are encoded in one region of Brassica napus cultivar Da-Ae chromosome A6, Da-Ae, whole genome shotgun sequence:
- the LOC106399455 gene encoding pentatricopeptide repeat-containing protein At3g48250, chloroplastic-like, which translates to MYRSKAVLSSLRNAYSKISAQVGSSSIQFPWQVRSFSSRPESMLQLVLENAWSKKVEEGLKNPDTSLTHETAIYLLRKLDKHPEKAYSFLHWVIRESGLTPSSPLYSTMLRVLVQQRSMKRFWMTLSDMKQGGFYMDEETYKTLYSLLNKEEDNNSKADAAALAHFYERMLKENAVSDVAASVSAAVSKGDWSCEVERELQEMKLPLSDNFVIRVLKELREHPLKALAFFHWVGVGGGTSSGYRHSTVTYNAALRVLARPSSVAEFWSVVDEMKTTGGHEVDLDTYIKVSRQFQKSRMMVEAVKLYEFMMDGPFKPSVQDCSLLLRSLSAGPSPDLDLVFRVSSKYESTGKSLSKAVYDGIHRSLTSVARFEEAEEIMKAMRDAGYEPDNITYSQLVFGLCKANRLEEARGVVDQMEAQGCFPDIKTWTILIQGHCKNNEVDKAFACFANMLEKGFDIDSDLLDVLVGGFLSQNRIEGACKFLMEMVRNANVKPWQTTYKALIDKLLEIKKGDEALDLLELMKKQNYPAYAEPFDGYLAKFGTLEDAKKFLDVLSSKDSPSFAAYFHLVEAFYREGRLADAKNLVFISPHHFKTHPKITALFGAA; encoded by the coding sequence ATGTACAGGTCAAAAGCAGTTCTGTCTTCTCTCCGAAACGCTTACTCAAAGATCTCAGCTCAGGTGGGTTCGTCTTCCATTCAATTCCCATGGCAAGTCCGCTCCTTTTCTTCGAGACCAGAGTCTATGCTTCAGTTAGTACTCGAAAACGCTTGGTCCAAGAAAGTAGAGGAAGGATTGAAGAATCCAGATACGTCTTTAACCCACGAGACTGCAATCTACCTGCTTAGGAAACTAGATAAGCACCCGGAGAAAGCTTACTCCTTTCTCCATTGGGTCATCAGAGAATCAGGTCTTACTCCAAGCTCTCCCCTTTACAGCACGATGCTGAGGGTCTTGGTGCAGCAGAGATCCATGAAACGGTTTTGGATGACTCTTTCTGATATGAAGCAAGGAGGGTTTTATATGGACGAGGAAACTTACAAGACTCTTTATAGTTTGCTTAATAAGGAGGAGGACAACAACTCCAAGGCCGACGCTGCTGCTTTGGCTCATTTCTATGAGAGAATGCTTAAGGAGAACGCCGTTTCTGATGTTGCCGCTAGTGTTTCCGCTGCTGTTTCGAAAGGTGATTGGAGTTGTGAGGTTGAGAGGGAGCTGCAGGAGATGAAGCTCCCTCTCTCGGATAATTTTGTTATCAGGGTGTTGAAGGAGCTGAGGGAGCATCCTTTGAAAGCTTTGGCGTTTTTTCATTGGGTTGGGGTTGGTGGTGGTACTTCTTCTGGTTATAGACACAGCACCGTTACGTATAACGCAGCCTTGAGGGTTTTGGCTAGGCCTAGCTCGGTCGCGGAGTTTTGGAGTGTTGTCGATGAGATGAAGACCACCGGAGGGCATGAGGTTGATCTTGACACTTATATAAAGGTTTCGAGACAGTTTCAGAAGTCTAGAATGATGGTGGAGGCTGTTAAGCTTTACGAGTTTATGATGGACGGTCCTTTCAAGCCATCTGTTCAAGATTGTAGTCTTCTTTTGAGGTCCTTATCGGCTGGTCCCAGTCCAGATTTGGATTTGGTGTTTCGGGTTTCGAGCAAGTATGAATCAACTGGGAAGTCTCTCTCGAAGGCTGTGTACGATGGAATCCACAGGTCGTTAACTAGTGTAGCGAGGtttgaagaagctgaagaaatCATGAAGGCTATGAGAGATGCGGGTTATGAGCCGGATAACATCACTTACAGCCAGCTCGTGTTTGGTCTTTGTAAAGCTAACAGGTTAGAAGAAGCGCGTGGAGTTGTAGATCAAATGGAAGCGCAAGGATGCTTTCCGGACATAAAAACATGGACTATTCTCATCCAAGGGCACTGCAAGAACAACGAAGTTGATAAGGCCTTTGCCTGTTTTGCGAATATGCTAGAGAAAGGGTTTGATATCGACTCTGATCTGCTTGATGTCTTGGTAGGTGGGTTTCTCAGCCAAAACAGGATCGAGGGAGCTTGCAAATTCCTAATGGAGATGGTGAGAAATGCCAATGTAAAGCCTTGGCAAACCACTTACAAGGCTCTTATAGACAAGCTGCTCGAAATCAAGAAGGGCGATGAGGCGCTGGATCTTCTAGagttgatgaagaagcaaaatTACCCTGCGTATGCAGAGCCTTTTGATGGATACCTTGCAAAGTTTGGGACTTTGGAAGATGCTAAGAAGTTCTTGGATGTGCTAAGCTCAAAGGATTCGCCTTCCTTTGCAGCCTATTTTCATCTTGTTGAAGCTTTCTACCGAGAAGGAAGACTCGCTGATGCGAAAAACCTTGTCTTCATATCTCCCCATCACTTTAAAACACACCCTAAAATCACTGCACTCTTTGGCGCAGCTTGA